A region from the Benincasa hispida cultivar B227 chromosome 8, ASM972705v1, whole genome shotgun sequence genome encodes:
- the LOC120082431 gene encoding pentatricopeptide repeat-containing protein At2g29760, chloroplastic: MEALSVPLISLQNFPTPNDNLPFRNHQILSTIDQCSSPKQLKQVHAHMLRTGLFFDPFSASKLFTASALSSFSTLDYALNVFDQISHPNLYTWNTLIRAYASSSDPFQSFVIFLDLLDKCDDLPNNFTFPFVIKAASELKASRVGRAVHGMAIKLSFGMDLYILNSLVRFYGTCGDLNMAERLFEGISCKDVVSWNSMISAFAQGNCPEDALDLFLKMERENVMPNSVTMVGVLSACAKKLDLEFGRWVCSYIERKEIKVDLTLCNAMLDMYTKCGSIDDAQKLFDEMPERDVFSWTTMLDGYAKMGDFDAARRVFDAMPVKEIAAWNVLISAYEQNGNPKEALATFNELQLSKIAKPDEVTLVSTLSACSQLGAIDLGGWIHVYIKREGIDLNCHLISSLVDMYAKCGALEKALEVFYSVEVRDVYVWSAMIAGLGMHGRGKAAINLFFEMQEAKVKPNSVTFMNVLCACSHAGLVDEGRAFLHEMEPIYGVVPGTKHYACMVDILGRAGFLEEAMELINEMPITPSASIWGALLGACSLHMNVELAELASDQLLKLEPRNHGAIVLLSNIYAKTGRWEKVSELRKLMRDSKLKKEPGCSSIEVDGNVHEFLVGDNSHPLSSKIYLKLDEIATKLKSVGYEPNKSHLLQFIEEDDLKEQALSLHSEKLAIAFGLISLAPSQPIRVVKNLRICGDCHEVAKLVSRVYDRDILLRDRYRFHHFRDGHCSCRDYW; the protein is encoded by the coding sequence ATGGAAGCTCTAAGCGTTCCATTGATTTCTCTCCAGAATTTCCCAACCCCGAACGACAATCTTCCTTTCAGAAACCATCAGATTCTCTCTACAATCGATCAATGTTCAAGTCCAAAGCAATTGAAACAAGTTCACGCTCACATGCTCCGCACCGGCCTCTTCTTCGACCCCTTCTCCGCCAGCAAGCTCTTCACAGCCTCCGCTCTTTCGTCCTTCTCCACTCTCGACTATGCCCTCAACGTGTTCGACCAAATTTCCCATCCAAATCTCTACACTTGGAACACCCTCATTCGAGCTTACGCTTCCAGCTCCGACCCTTTTCAGAGTTTCGTAATATTTCTGGATTTGCTTGATAAATGTGACGATTTACCCAATAATTTCACTTTCCCATTTGTCATTAAGGCCGCTTCGGAGCTAAAAGCTTCACGGGTCGGCAGAGCTGTTCATGGAATGGCGATTAAGTTGTCGTTTGGTATGGATCTTTATATTCTTAATTCGCTCGTGCGATTCTATGGGACATGTGGGGATTTAAATATGGCTGAGCGATTGTTTGAAGGTATTTCTTGCAAAGATGTAGTGTCTTGGAACTCCATGATTTCGGCTTTTGCTCAGGGGAACTGTCCAGAAGATGCATTGGACTTGTTTTTGAAAATGGAAAGGGAAAATGTGATGCCCAACTCTGTAACAATGGTGGGTGTTTTATCTGCTTGTGCGAAGAAGTTGGATTTGGAGTTTGGGAGGTGGGTTTGTTCGTACATTGAAAGGAAAGAAATCAAAGTGGATTTGACTCTGTGTAATGCCATGCTTGACATGTATACGAAGTGTGGAAGCATTGATGATGCACAGAAACTGTTTGATGAAATGCCTGAAAGAGACGTCTTCTCTTGGACCACCATGCTTGATGGGTATGCGAAAATGGGCGACTTCGATGCTGCTCGGCGAGTGTTCGATGCAATGCCTGTGAAAGAAATTGCTGCTTGGAATGTTCTCATATCTGCTTATGAACAAAATGGGAACCCTAAGGAGGCTCTGGCCACTTTTAATGAGTTGCAGCTCAGTAAGATTGCAAAGCCTGATGAAGTCACTTTAGTTAGTACTCTATCAGCATGTTCTCAATTGGGGGCAATTGATTTGGGTGGCTGGATTCATGTGTACATAAAAAGGGAGGGGATAGATCTAAATTGCCATTTAATTTCTTCTCTTGTGGATATGTATGCTAAATGTGGTGCTTTGGAGAAAGCTCTTGAGGTGTTCTATTCAGTGGAGGTGAGAGACGTGTATGTTTGGAGTGCCATGATTGCTGGCTTGGGAATGCACGGCCGTGGGAAGGCGGCAATCAATCTATTCTTCGAAATGCAGGAAGCTAAGGTGAAGCCAAATAGTGTAACGTTTATGAATGTATTATGTGCCTGCAGCCATGCCGGACTAGTTGATGAGGGACGGGCGTTTTTGCATGAAATGGAGCCAATTTATGGGGTTGTTCCTGGGACAAAGCACTACGCATGTATGGTCGATATTCTCGGTCGTGCAGGGTTTCTTGAAGAAGCTATGGAGTTGATCAATGAAATGCCTATAACTCCGAGCGCTTCCATTTGGGGTGCTTTGCTTGGTGCCTGCAGCCTTCATATGAATGTTGAGCTTgcagaactggctagtgaccaaTTGCTGAAGTTGGAGCCTAGAAATCATGGTGCTATTGTACTTTTATCAAACATATATGCCAAAACAGGAAGATGGGAAAAGGTTTCTGAGTTGAGGAAACTAATGAGAGACTCTAAACTGAAAAAGGAACCAGGTTGTAGTTCCATTGAAGTCGATGGCAACGTCCACGAGTTTCTAGTAGGCGATAATTCCCACCCGTTATCCAGCAAAATCTATTTGAAGTTGGACGAGATTGCAACGAAACTAAAATCAGTTGGATATGAACCAAACAAATCTCATCTTCTCCAGTTCATCGAAGAAGACGACCTCAAGGAACAGGCCTTAAGCCTTCACAGCGAGAAGTTAGCCATCGCATTCGGGCTTATTAGTTTGGCTCCATCTCAACCAATTCGAGTTGTGAAGAATCTTCGGATTTGTGGAGACTGCCATGAGGTTGCCAAGCTTGTATCTAGAGTTTATGACAGAGATATATTACTTCGAGATCGATATCGATTCCATCATTTTCGAGACGGGCACTGCTCATGTAGGGATTACTGGTAA